The following coding sequences are from one Shewanella putrefaciens window:
- a CDS encoding 4-phosphoerythronate dehydrogenase: MKILVDENMPFVEPLFGDLGEIIPVNGRTLTAAQVRDADVLLVRSVTKVNAELLSDNHQLKFVGSATIGTDHVDLAYLGERNIPFSNAPGCNATAVGEFAFIAMLELAQRFNSPLKGKVVGIVGAGNTGTATAKCLQAYGIKVLLNDPIKEKQGDPRSFVSLETIMAQADIISLHVPITRTGEHKTKHLFDEARLKALKPNIWLVNCCRGDVIDNKALVRVKRQRDDLKLVLDVWEGEPTPMPELVPLAEFATPHIAGYSLEGKARGTFMLYQKLCQLLNIAADKSLLDLLPSFNIKAVELATAPDEKALLQLARFVYDLRDDDKMFRNIFLNENGFDTMRKNHRHRREFSALALAYDGQLEVDWLSNLGFSGVGQ; the protein is encoded by the coding sequence ATGAAGATTTTAGTCGATGAAAATATGCCCTTTGTTGAACCGCTATTTGGTGATCTCGGGGAAATTATTCCTGTTAATGGCCGCACGTTAACCGCAGCGCAAGTGCGCGATGCCGATGTGTTATTAGTGCGCTCAGTCACCAAAGTGAATGCCGAGTTGCTCTCGGACAATCATCAACTGAAGTTTGTCGGCAGTGCCACTATAGGCACAGATCATGTGGATTTAGCCTACCTTGGCGAGCGTAATATCCCCTTCTCTAATGCGCCAGGTTGCAATGCGACTGCGGTGGGGGAATTTGCTTTTATCGCTATGCTGGAGCTAGCACAGCGCTTTAATTCGCCGCTTAAGGGCAAGGTCGTCGGCATAGTGGGCGCGGGCAATACTGGTACTGCAACAGCAAAATGTTTGCAAGCCTATGGTATTAAGGTGTTGCTTAATGATCCCATCAAAGAGAAACAGGGCGATCCGCGCAGTTTTGTGAGCTTAGAGACTATCATGGCACAGGCCGATATCATCAGTTTGCATGTGCCCATCACGCGCACGGGCGAGCATAAAACCAAACATTTATTCGATGAGGCGCGCTTAAAAGCGCTCAAACCCAATATATGGTTAGTGAATTGCTGTCGTGGCGATGTGATAGATAACAAAGCACTTGTCAGAGTTAAACGCCAGCGTGATGATCTCAAACTTGTACTCGATGTGTGGGAAGGCGAGCCAACACCTATGCCAGAACTCGTGCCACTGGCTGAATTTGCCACGCCGCACATTGCAGGTTACAGCCTAGAAGGTAAGGCGCGCGGCACTTTTATGCTCTATCAAAAACTGTGTCAGTTACTTAATATTGCTGCCGATAAAAGCCTGCTGGATCTCTTGCCAAGCTTTAATATTAAGGCAGTTGAACTGGCGACAGCACCTGACGAAAAGGCACTCTTACAGTTGGCACGTTTTGTTTATGATTTGCGCGATGATGACAAGATGTTCCGAAATATATTCTTAAATGAGAATGGCTTTGACACTATGAGAAAAAATCACCGACATCGACGCGAATTTAGTGCATTGGCGCTGGCGTATGACGGTCAACTTGAGGTAGATTGGTTATCCAATTTAGGGTTTTCAGGAGTCGGTCAGTAG
- the fabB gene encoding beta-ketoacyl-ACP synthase I has product MKRVVITGMGVVSSIGNNKQEVTESLKAGRSGITHSAQFEEMQLRSHVWGDIKLNPAEHIDRKALRFMGDAAAYAYIAMQEAVADANLTEEQYSDPRVGLIVGTGGASSSNQVQSADTLREKGVKRVGPYIVPRIMSSTASACLATPFKIKGMNYSISSACATSAHCIGHAVELIQMGKQDMVFAGGAEEVDWTLTMGFDAMGALSTKYNATPEKASRTYDADRDGFVISGGGGILVVEELEHALARGAKIYAEVIGYGASSDGYDMVAPSGEGAVRCMQMAMMDVDTPIDYINTHGTSTPVGDVRELEALREVFKDKCPPIASTKSMTGHALGAAGVHEAIYSLIMMENSFIAPSINIDNLDEAAKDMPIVREYRDVELNTVMSNSFGFGGTNATLVMRKFK; this is encoded by the coding sequence ATGAAAAGAGTCGTGATCACCGGAATGGGTGTTGTTTCAAGTATCGGTAATAACAAGCAAGAAGTGACCGAGTCACTGAAAGCGGGCCGCAGTGGTATTACGCATTCAGCTCAGTTTGAAGAGATGCAATTACGTAGCCATGTATGGGGTGACATCAAGTTAAACCCTGCTGAGCATATCGATCGTAAGGCATTGCGTTTTATGGGTGATGCGGCAGCTTATGCCTACATTGCTATGCAAGAAGCGGTTGCCGATGCCAATTTAACTGAAGAGCAGTATTCAGATCCGCGCGTAGGGCTGATTGTGGGTACAGGCGGCGCATCATCGTCTAACCAAGTACAATCTGCCGATACACTGCGTGAAAAAGGCGTTAAACGTGTTGGTCCGTATATTGTGCCTCGCATCATGTCGAGCACGGCCAGCGCCTGTTTAGCCACGCCATTTAAAATTAAAGGCATGAATTATTCTATCAGTTCAGCCTGTGCAACTAGCGCCCACTGTATTGGTCACGCCGTTGAACTTATCCAAATGGGTAAGCAAGACATGGTGTTTGCCGGTGGTGCTGAAGAAGTGGATTGGACACTGACCATGGGCTTCGATGCTATGGGCGCACTGTCAACTAAGTACAATGCCACACCCGAAAAAGCCTCTCGTACCTATGATGCTGACCGTGATGGTTTTGTGATTTCTGGCGGCGGCGGTATTTTAGTGGTTGAGGAGTTAGAGCATGCTCTGGCTCGCGGCGCAAAAATTTACGCTGAAGTCATTGGTTATGGCGCGTCTTCAGACGGTTATGACATGGTGGCTCCATCGGGTGAAGGCGCTGTGCGTTGTATGCAAATGGCGATGATGGATGTCGATACCCCAATCGATTACATCAATACTCACGGCACTTCAACGCCAGTGGGCGACGTGCGTGAATTAGAAGCGCTACGTGAAGTCTTTAAAGACAAGTGCCCACCGATTGCATCGACTAAGTCTATGACAGGTCATGCATTAGGCGCCGCAGGCGTACATGAAGCGATTTACAGCTTAATCATGATGGAAAACAGCTTTATTGCCCCAAGCATCAATATCGATAATCTGGACGAAGCGGCGAAAGATATGCCTATCGTGCGTGAATATCGCGATGTTGAGCTGAATACAGTCATGAGTAACAGCTTTGGTTTTGGTGGTACAAACGCCACGCTAGTGATGCGTAAATTCAAATAA